Proteins from one Mycobacterium sp. SMC-2 genomic window:
- a CDS encoding MmpS family protein: MSGPKPPEWEAEEPDSVDEAPHQPHPGGEPADAQEHGSEAELEPFADHAEPGADQTGQTDAYSRAYSAPESEHFVSGPYLPADLRLYDYDTFDESADTEDEGGAPRWPWVVGVAAILAAIALVVSVSLLFARTDTTKLANPNTTTTVPSTPPMQDEITTTKPEPPPPPPPPPTTEPPPPPATETQTVTVTPAPPPPAPAPAPAPPPATSTAAAPPPTTTPTGPRQVTYSVTGTKAPGDIISVTYVDASGRRRTQHNVYIPWSMTVTPISQSDVGSVEASSLFRVSRLNCSITTSDGTVLSSNNNDAPQTSC, from the coding sequence ATGAGCGGGCCGAAACCCCCGGAATGGGAAGCTGAGGAACCCGATTCCGTGGACGAGGCTCCCCACCAACCGCATCCCGGCGGCGAGCCCGCGGACGCCCAAGAACACGGTTCCGAGGCCGAACTGGAACCCTTCGCCGACCACGCCGAGCCGGGCGCCGACCAGACCGGCCAGACCGACGCCTATTCGCGGGCCTATTCGGCACCTGAGTCGGAGCATTTCGTCAGCGGCCCGTACCTGCCGGCCGATCTCAGGCTCTACGACTACGACACCTTCGACGAGTCGGCCGACACCGAGGACGAAGGCGGCGCCCCGCGCTGGCCGTGGGTGGTCGGGGTCGCCGCCATCCTGGCCGCCATCGCGCTCGTGGTGTCGGTGTCCCTGCTGTTCGCGCGCACCGACACCACCAAGCTGGCCAACCCCAACACCACCACCACCGTCCCGTCGACGCCGCCGATGCAGGACGAGATCACCACGACCAAGCCGGAGCCCCCGCCGCCTCCTCCGCCTCCACCGACGACTGAACCACCACCCCCACCAGCAACGGAGACACAGACTGTGACGGTGACGCCTGCACCGCCGCCGCCGGCGCCGGCGCCCGCTCCGGCGCCACCCCCGGCCACCTCGACGGCCGCAGCGCCACCGCCGACGACGACACCGACCGGGCCGCGGCAGGTCACCTACTCGGTGACCGGCACCAAGGCGCCCGGCGACATCATCTCGGTGACCTACGTCGACGCGTCGGGGCGGCGGCGCACGCAGCACAACGTCTACATCCCGTGGTCGATGACCGTCACGCCGATCTCACAGTCCGACGTGGGATCCGTCGAGGCGTCGAGCCTCTTCCGGGTCAGCCGGCTGA
- a CDS encoding cytochrome c oxidase subunit 4: MHIEARLFEFIAGFFIVVSVLYGVLTALFATGGEEWAGTTALALTGGLALIVATFFRFVARRIDTRPEDYEGAEISDGAGELGFFSPHSWWPILVALSASVSAVGIALWLPWLIAAGVTFVLASVGGLVFEYYVGPEKH; encoded by the coding sequence ATGCATATTGAAGCCAGGCTTTTCGAATTCATCGCCGGGTTTTTCATTGTGGTTTCGGTGCTCTATGGGGTGCTGACAGCGCTTTTCGCCACCGGCGGTGAGGAATGGGCGGGCACGACCGCACTGGCGCTGACCGGCGGGCTGGCGTTGATCGTGGCCACCTTCTTCCGGTTCGTGGCGCGCCGCATCGACACCCGGCCCGAGGACTACGAGGGCGCCGAGATCAGCGACGGAGCAGGTGAATTGGGCTTTTTCAGCCCGCACAGCTGGTGGCCGATCCTGGTCGCCCTGTCGGCCTCGGTGAGCGCGGTCGGTATCGCGCTGTGGCTGCCCTGGCTGATCGCCGCGGGGGTGACGTTCGTCCTCGCATCGGTCGGCGGACTGGTCTTCGAGTACTACGTCGGACCTGAGAAGCACTGA